One window of Magallana gigas chromosome 2, xbMagGiga1.1, whole genome shotgun sequence genomic DNA carries:
- the LOC105317867 gene encoding QRFP-like peptide receptor, with amino-acid sequence MAENTSLLSTTVYNFSAVNISHHVTIPEPPRYIIILASVMYSLIFIAGVIANLSVVIVVGAAKRIRSRMSFLFANLSLADLLVLIVCMPSAAIDLFAKEVWYLGEFMCKCVPFVENLVSLASVLTILVITYDRYRGVCHPLSVRSFWTKLRVPTIIFIVWLLAGLASLPVIFIAIYRDSNFFDGTPIKVCRMPINSTWKIAYILGIFVVFFIVILAILSVLIFRMCKKLLWHAQFLEDRAEQDSEKTVTGRRRIVFMLIIVIVTFFLCLLPQRIVGIWIIFADHGALYALGLEGYLNLITFPRVLMYISSATNPIIYNIMSTKFKSALKDTVCRCNRVGMCCLDTVPRLRARTSSFHLSRLSLSSKSTHFQQQWSPRSRHSTGESSHNETKFMLKKEKSIESVV; translated from the exons ATGGCCGAAAATACAAGTTTACTGTCGACCACTGTTTACAATTTCTCCGCCGTGAACATCTCGCACCATGTTACCATTCCAGAACCCCCTCGGTATATCATCATCTTGGCCAGCGTCATGTACTCCTTGATTTTCATCGCCGGAGTCATCGCCAACCTCTCTGTCGTCATTGTCGTCGGCGCCGCAAAGCGCATCAGGTCCCGGATGAGTTTCCTGTTTGCCAACCTGAGCCTGGCCGACCTTCTGGTCCTCATCGTCTGCATGCCTTCAGCAGCCATCGACCTCTTTGCCAAAGAAGTTTGGTACCTTGGCGAGTTTATGT GTAAATGCGTTCCATTTGTTGAGAACCTAGTGTCGCTGGCTTCTGTCCTAACAATCCTGGTTATTACCTACGACCGATACCGAGGGGTCTGCCACCCCCTCTCCGTACGATCCTTCTGGACCAAGCTCAGGGTACCAACAATAATCTTCATAGTCTGGCTACTGGCGGGGCTGGCTAGTTTACCCGTCATCTTCATCGCCATTTACCGCGACTCCAACTTCTTCGACGGAACGCCCATCAAAGTCTGCAGAATGCCCATAAACAGCACCTGGAAGATCGCGTACATCTTGGGCATCTTCGTGGTATTCTTCATCGTTATTTTAGCGATCCTGAGCGTGTTGATCTTCCGTATGTGCAAGAAACTCCTGTGGCATGCCCAGTTCCTGGAAGACCGGGCGGAACAAGATTCCGAGAAAACGGTGACCGGAAGACGTAGAATCGTCTTCATGCTGATCATCGTCATCGTCACCTTTTTCCTCTGTCTGCTTCCTCAGCGAATCGTTGGCATCTGGATCATCTTCGCAGACCACGGCGCTCTTTACGCTTTGGGACTGGAGGGCTACCTTAACTTGATTACGTTTCCAAGAGTATTGATGTACATCAGCAGCGCTACTAATCCCATCATTTACAACATCATGTCGACCAAGTTCAAGTCAGCCTTAAAAGACACAGTTTGCCGCTGCAACAGAGTCGGTATGTGTTGTCTAGACACGGTGCCTAGACTGAGGGCCCGGACCAGCAGCTTTCACCTGTCCAGACTGTCTCTGAGCTCCAAAAGCACTCACTTCCAGCAGCAGTGGTCGCCCCGTTCCCGTCACTCCACCGGCGAATCATCTCACAATGAAACAAAGTTCATGTTAAAGAAGGAAAAATCTATCGAAAGTGTTGTGTGA